A single genomic interval of Stieleria maiorica harbors:
- a CDS encoding threonine ammonia-lyase yields MSCHSKQHAITLDDIQSAAQRIADHVARTPAIASEVISRRLGCQVAFKAENLQHVGAFKARGAVNAVMSLSDEDAHRGVVTHSSGNHAAALSRAAKLRGIPAFVVMPENSSPIKIAAVRSYGVQPVFSGPSTQQREQAADELQRQSGATLIHPFETPAVMAGQGTVALELLQQLHQLDAVLVPVGGGGLLAGILVAIKSLRPEIEVYAVEPELADDTARSLSAGSPQPPTRYDTVADGLRTGVGDHTFPIIRDLIDDLFLVSEDSILSAMRGIAEDAHLVAEPSGAVAYAGLVENAERFAGRCVAVVVSGGNLNFGDCSLGGQRRVTPKTS; encoded by the coding sequence ATGAGTTGTCACTCGAAACAACACGCGATCACACTCGACGACATTCAATCGGCCGCACAGCGGATCGCCGACCACGTGGCGCGAACGCCCGCGATCGCCAGCGAAGTGATCTCCAGGCGGCTCGGTTGCCAGGTCGCGTTCAAGGCCGAGAACCTGCAGCATGTCGGCGCCTTCAAGGCGCGCGGTGCGGTCAACGCGGTGATGAGCTTAAGTGACGAAGATGCACACCGCGGCGTCGTGACTCATTCCTCGGGCAATCACGCCGCGGCACTCTCCCGGGCGGCCAAGCTTCGCGGCATCCCGGCGTTTGTCGTCATGCCTGAAAACTCATCCCCCATCAAGATCGCCGCGGTCCGATCGTATGGTGTCCAGCCGGTGTTTAGCGGCCCGTCGACGCAGCAACGCGAGCAGGCGGCTGACGAGCTGCAACGACAAAGCGGCGCGACGCTGATCCATCCCTTCGAAACTCCGGCGGTGATGGCCGGCCAGGGCACCGTTGCGTTGGAACTGCTGCAACAGCTCCACCAGCTGGACGCCGTCTTGGTCCCCGTCGGCGGCGGAGGCCTGTTGGCGGGCATCCTGGTCGCCATCAAATCGCTGCGGCCGGAGATCGAAGTCTATGCCGTCGAACCGGAACTGGCCGACGACACCGCACGCAGCCTGTCCGCCGGATCCCCGCAACCGCCGACACGCTACGACACGGTCGCCGACGGGCTGCGGACCGGGGTCGGCGACCACACGTTCCCGATCATCCGAGACCTGATCGATGACCTGTTTCTGGTTTCCGAAGATTCGATCCTGTCGGCGATGCGGGGAATCGCCGAAGACGCGCACCTGGTGGCCGAGCCGTCCGGCGCGGTTGCATACGCGGGATTGGTCGAAAACGCCGAACGTTTTGCCGGCCGTTGCGTCGCGGTTGTCGTCAGCGGCGGCAATTTAAATTTCGGCGATTGCAGCCTGGGCGGACAACGCCGCGTCACACCAAAAACATCATGA
- a CDS encoding Trx7/PDZ domain-containing (seleno)protein has protein sequence MRILSSLTLAPTLVLALATTLPAQTREEIVRSDKEKVQREGFWMYNDIPGAFEEAKRTGKPIVVVLRCLPCHECVKLDDELVDTDPVIRPLLEQFVCVRQVATNGLDLDLFQYDTDQSFAVFFLAADKTIYGRFGTRSHRTDWMGDVSLKGLAEALQGALDLHADHAEVKDALAGKRGQPMEVASPERYPSLEDKFTDELDYQGDVVKSCIHCHQIGDAQREYYWHAKKPIPDKVLWPYPHPKSVGLIMDPNEKATIKEVSANSIADQAGLRSGDVIATLDGQPLLSIADIQWVLHNTDPDGGTVPASIQRDGSPVDMQLRFPKDWRRAGDLSWRVTTWGLRRIAAGGMVLEPSTRSDPQSAAGDNATMALHVKRVGKYGAHGAAKRSGFREGDVITSFDGRTDLSSEQELLTYVVTSKQPGDKVDVTIKRDGKDLTYTLPIQK, from the coding sequence ATGCGTATCCTTTCATCGTTGACGCTTGCTCCCACCCTGGTCCTTGCCCTCGCGACGACACTGCCCGCACAGACCCGAGAAGAAATCGTCCGGAGCGACAAAGAGAAAGTTCAGCGGGAAGGATTCTGGATGTACAACGACATTCCGGGGGCTTTTGAAGAAGCCAAAAGGACGGGCAAGCCGATCGTCGTCGTGCTCCGCTGCCTGCCCTGTCACGAGTGTGTCAAATTGGACGACGAATTGGTCGATACCGATCCGGTGATCCGGCCGCTGCTGGAACAATTCGTCTGCGTGCGTCAGGTCGCGACCAACGGACTGGACCTGGACCTGTTTCAGTACGACACCGATCAATCCTTTGCCGTTTTCTTCCTGGCCGCCGACAAGACGATCTATGGACGCTTTGGCACCCGTTCGCACCGCACCGATTGGATGGGCGACGTCTCATTGAAAGGGCTCGCCGAAGCGCTGCAAGGTGCACTGGATCTGCATGCCGATCACGCAGAAGTCAAAGACGCCTTGGCGGGCAAACGCGGACAACCGATGGAAGTCGCTTCGCCGGAACGCTACCCGTCGCTGGAGGATAAGTTCACCGACGAATTGGATTATCAGGGCGATGTCGTGAAAAGCTGCATTCACTGTCACCAGATCGGCGACGCCCAACGCGAGTATTACTGGCACGCCAAGAAACCGATTCCCGACAAAGTGCTGTGGCCGTACCCGCATCCCAAATCGGTGGGATTGATCATGGACCCCAACGAAAAGGCCACGATCAAAGAGGTTTCCGCGAATTCGATTGCCGACCAGGCTGGACTTCGTAGCGGCGACGTGATCGCAACGCTGGACGGCCAGCCCTTGCTGTCGATCGCCGACATCCAGTGGGTGCTGCACAACACCGATCCCGACGGCGGCACGGTGCCCGCAAGCATCCAACGCGACGGATCACCGGTCGACATGCAATTGCGTTTTCCCAAGGATTGGCGCCGCGCCGGTGACCTGTCCTGGCGCGTGACCACGTGGGGGCTGCGTCGCATCGCTGCCGGAGGAATGGTGCTGGAACCGTCGACCCGATCCGATCCCCAGTCGGCCGCCGGCGACAATGCGACCATGGCATTGCACGTCAAACGTGTCGGCAAGTACGGCGCCCACGGAGCCGCTAAGCGATCCGGCTTTCGCGAGGGAGACGTGATCACGTCCTTCGACGGGCGAACGGATCTGTCGAGCGAACAGGAATTGTTGACGTATGTGGTCACGTCGAAGCAGCCCGGTGACAAGGTCGACGTCACCATCAAACGCGACGGAAAAGATCTGACCTACACGCTGCCGATTCAGAAATGA
- a CDS encoding AAA family ATPase encodes MQLSEEEFRAELRNFRSEFEQLRSEVAKRIVGQEPIVDGVLISMIAGGHVLLEGVPGLGKTLLVRTLSEVLEAPFSRIQFTPDLMPADLIGTNILVEGEGGQKEFQFQRGPLFANVILADEINRATPKTQSALLEAMQEHSVTVAGTSHRLEGVFFVLATQNPLEMEGTYPLPEAQLDRFLMKLLVPFPTTEEMETIMDRTTAGEIPPPGKVISGERVLRLRDLSRQIPIADEVRRYAILLVMGTHPEHEAATAMVRQFVRYGSSPRGAQALILCAKIKAVLDGRFHVCKDDLRSVAHAVLRHRVMLNFEGQAEGIVVDKIIDDLLEKVGQEAALAG; translated from the coding sequence ATGCAGTTGTCCGAAGAAGAGTTTCGTGCCGAGCTGAGGAATTTCCGCAGCGAGTTCGAGCAGTTGCGGTCCGAGGTGGCCAAGCGAATCGTCGGACAGGAGCCGATCGTCGACGGCGTGTTGATCTCGATGATCGCCGGCGGTCACGTGTTACTCGAAGGCGTGCCGGGGTTGGGCAAAACGCTGCTGGTGCGAACGCTCAGTGAAGTCTTGGAGGCACCCTTCAGCCGGATCCAGTTCACGCCCGACTTGATGCCAGCCGATTTGATCGGGACCAATATCCTGGTCGAAGGCGAGGGTGGGCAGAAGGAGTTTCAATTTCAGCGTGGCCCGCTTTTTGCCAACGTGATCCTGGCGGATGAAATCAACCGCGCGACGCCGAAAACTCAATCCGCGTTGCTGGAGGCGATGCAGGAACACAGCGTCACGGTCGCCGGCACGTCGCACCGGCTCGAGGGCGTGTTCTTTGTGCTGGCGACGCAAAACCCGTTGGAGATGGAAGGCACGTATCCGTTGCCCGAAGCCCAGTTGGATCGATTCCTGATGAAATTGCTTGTTCCGTTCCCGACGACCGAGGAAATGGAAACGATCATGGACCGGACGACCGCCGGTGAAATCCCACCGCCGGGCAAAGTGATCTCGGGCGAGCGGGTGTTGCGGCTGCGTGATCTTTCGCGGCAGATCCCGATCGCCGATGAAGTGCGACGCTATGCGATTTTGTTGGTGATGGGGACCCATCCCGAACACGAGGCGGCCACGGCGATGGTGCGTCAATTCGTGCGATACGGCAGCAGCCCCCGCGGTGCCCAAGCGTTGATCTTGTGTGCAAAGATCAAAGCCGTCTTGGACGGCCGTTTCCACGTCTGCAAGGACGACCTGCGGTCGGTCGCCCACGCCGTGCTGCGGCATCGTGTGATGTTGAACTTTGAAGGCCAGGCCGAAGGGATCGTGGTCGACAAGATCATCGATGACCTGCTGGAGAAGGTGGGGCAGGAAGCGGCGTTGGCCGGGTAG
- a CDS encoding DUF58 domain-containing protein, which produces MFDSDFLKQLEYLSLLSKRMFQGQLLAQRRTMQTGGGIEFSDHREYMHGDDLRYLDWNVYARHGDLLLKRFQEEEDLHVYLLLDASQSMHVESNGAVDPDPPKFTLARQIAAALAYIALADLDRVSIVAYADGVKVVMPLVRGKDQILSVLRFLEGLACHGEKTDLRRTVGEFVGRAPRTGLAIVISDLFDQQGFREGVDRLRYAQFEPHVIQIHTRSEADPKLLGDVQLVDCETGTEKKVTVTERKLRQYRRLFESFVQDVETYCRTHGLAHTRTTTDVPFDAVLLKMMRAAAVG; this is translated from the coding sequence ATGTTCGACTCCGATTTCCTAAAACAACTCGAATACCTGTCTCTGCTCAGCAAGCGGATGTTCCAGGGCCAACTGCTCGCACAACGGCGGACGATGCAGACCGGTGGCGGCATCGAGTTTTCCGATCACCGCGAGTACATGCACGGCGACGACCTGCGTTACTTGGACTGGAACGTCTACGCGCGGCACGGTGATCTGCTGCTCAAACGGTTCCAAGAAGAAGAGGACTTGCACGTCTACCTGCTGCTCGATGCGTCGCAGAGCATGCACGTGGAATCCAACGGGGCGGTCGACCCGGACCCGCCGAAATTCACGCTCGCACGGCAGATCGCCGCAGCGTTGGCCTACATCGCGCTAGCGGACTTGGACCGTGTCTCCATCGTCGCCTATGCCGACGGTGTCAAAGTGGTGATGCCGCTGGTGCGCGGGAAAGACCAGATTTTAAGTGTGCTGCGTTTTTTAGAAGGGTTGGCCTGCCACGGGGAAAAAACCGACCTGCGCCGGACCGTCGGCGAGTTCGTCGGCCGCGCCCCCCGAACCGGTTTGGCAATCGTGATCAGCGACCTGTTCGATCAACAGGGATTTCGCGAAGGGGTCGATCGGCTGCGATACGCGCAATTCGAGCCCCACGTGATTCAAATTCACACGCGCAGCGAGGCCGACCCGAAGCTGCTGGGGGACGTCCAATTGGTCGATTGCGAAACGGGCACCGAGAAGAAAGTGACGGTGACCGAACGAAAGCTTCGGCAGTACCGCCGACTGTTTGAATCGTTTGTGCAAGACGTCGAGACGTATTGTCGGACGCACGGGTTGGCCCACACACGCACCACAACGGACGTCCCGTTTGATGCCGTGCTGTTGAAAATGATGCGCGCCGCGGCGGTGGGGTAA
- a CDS encoding vWA domain-containing protein, translating to MSFASPDKLIWLLAALPIIAFYILKTRLRRRSVATLLFWDQVFEQKRQRSLWQNLRHWISLLLQLVFVTLLGLAIADPLWNSQEDSGQDLILVVDNSASMQAVDPASGKTRLRQAIDRASDVAGTLRSGDNIALITAGASVRVVVGMSDFAPTVQEALLEIQPTDGPTRIDEAIAAARRLAADDKKRRIVVFSDGGVPDRDLLSGGPSSSSELSADDAESETPDVPPDWFSGDDVRWIQVGASVDNLAITTFQVRRSTVDPIGYSLLVEVRNFSSDPVETRLTLQLDDAMVDVIPLEIEAEGAFRKQIDGTSRGGGVLTGTLKTEDVFPVDDVARAILPDRPEIPVKLVTGDASESYYLRRVLESIPLVRIVDSDASARLTVFAGTVPETVPEGPLLLVDVPESGPVVGPGNQPAWRLGRRVEQPIIAKQDKQSPLLRHVQLQNVILSGGRDLEVNEALGAPTTLLETAGGDRVCVSIERSEGRILLLASDLDSSDLPLRIAFPVLMTNAMNWFFRETGEIRPAIATGQSSDVLWDVAEESPSQTARLIAPSGERSLVTVQRGKVKLGPLAQTGVYRLASEEDAEAAFAETAASIAGDDANLVAVNLSDANESDLRLPELPETTAGELPPAGRSPWFYLILLAAGLVITEWALYQRRVVA from the coding sequence ATGTCATTTGCTTCACCGGACAAATTGATTTGGCTGTTGGCCGCGCTGCCGATCATCGCCTTTTATATTCTGAAGACTCGGCTGCGTCGGCGGTCGGTGGCGACGTTGTTGTTCTGGGACCAGGTCTTCGAACAGAAACGTCAACGTTCGCTTTGGCAGAACCTGCGACACTGGATCTCGCTGTTGCTGCAATTGGTGTTTGTCACCCTGCTGGGCTTGGCGATCGCAGATCCGCTGTGGAATTCGCAAGAAGACAGCGGCCAGGATCTAATCCTGGTCGTCGACAATTCGGCCAGCATGCAGGCGGTCGATCCGGCGTCGGGCAAGACCCGGTTGCGGCAAGCGATCGACCGGGCATCGGACGTCGCCGGGACACTGCGTTCGGGCGACAACATTGCCTTGATCACCGCCGGGGCCAGTGTCCGCGTGGTGGTGGGGATGTCGGATTTCGCGCCGACCGTGCAAGAGGCCCTGCTGGAAATTCAACCGACCGATGGCCCGACCCGAATCGACGAGGCGATCGCTGCGGCGCGGCGATTGGCGGCCGATGACAAAAAGCGACGGATCGTCGTCTTCAGCGACGGCGGCGTCCCCGATCGAGACCTGCTGAGCGGTGGTCCATCGTCGTCCTCCGAGCTGTCCGCCGACGACGCGGAATCCGAAACGCCCGACGTGCCACCCGACTGGTTCTCCGGCGACGATGTCCGCTGGATCCAAGTCGGGGCTTCGGTCGACAATCTGGCGATCACCACGTTCCAGGTCAGGCGTTCCACCGTCGATCCGATCGGTTATTCACTGTTGGTCGAAGTTCGCAACTTTTCCTCCGATCCGGTCGAGACTCGGCTGACGCTTCAACTGGACGACGCAATGGTTGACGTGATCCCGTTGGAGATCGAAGCCGAAGGAGCGTTTCGAAAACAGATCGACGGCACGTCTCGCGGCGGAGGCGTGTTGACGGGGACGTTGAAAACGGAGGACGTGTTTCCGGTCGACGATGTCGCGAGGGCGATCTTGCCCGATCGACCGGAAATCCCGGTCAAGTTGGTCACCGGCGACGCCTCGGAGTCCTATTACTTGCGACGCGTGTTGGAGTCGATTCCGTTGGTGAGGATCGTTGACTCGGACGCCTCGGCGCGATTGACCGTGTTTGCCGGGACCGTCCCGGAGACCGTTCCCGAGGGACCGCTGTTGTTGGTGGATGTCCCTGAATCGGGGCCGGTGGTCGGGCCGGGCAATCAACCGGCCTGGCGATTGGGCCGGCGGGTCGAGCAACCGATCATCGCCAAGCAGGACAAACAATCCCCGCTGCTGCGGCACGTGCAACTGCAGAACGTGATCTTGTCCGGCGGCCGTGATTTGGAGGTCAACGAAGCGTTGGGCGCGCCGACGACGTTGTTGGAAACAGCCGGTGGGGATCGCGTGTGCGTGTCGATCGAACGCAGCGAGGGGCGGATCTTGTTGCTGGCCTCGGATTTGGACAGCAGCGATCTGCCGCTGCGGATCGCCTTCCCCGTCTTGATGACCAATGCGATGAATTGGTTTTTTCGTGAAACCGGCGAGATTCGTCCCGCGATCGCGACGGGCCAGTCCAGCGATGTCCTCTGGGACGTCGCCGAGGAATCACCGTCACAAACGGCCCGGCTGATTGCACCGTCGGGTGAACGGTCGTTGGTCACCGTCCAGCGTGGCAAGGTGAAACTGGGACCGTTGGCCCAGACCGGCGTTTATCGTTTGGCCAGCGAAGAGGACGCCGAGGCAGCGTTTGCGGAAACCGCAGCGTCCATCGCTGGTGACGACGCCAATCTGGTTGCCGTCAATCTGTCCGATGCCAACGAAAGCGATTTGCGATTACCGGAACTGCCCGAAACGACGGCCGGCGAATTACCACCGGCCGGTCGCTCGCCCTGGTTTTACCTGATCCTGCTGGCCGCCGGGCTGGTGATCACCGAATGGGCGCTCTACCAACGCCGTGTCGTCGCCTAG
- a CDS encoding polysaccharide biosynthesis/export family protein → MDNHIHHVASVCRLAFYSLLLVVGGGCTSVLTPVTGIPVFDLPDELLGVPKRDQVEVPVVLLARPNDEVYVLDEGDVLSVYLDGVLPFSSPESPPTPPPVNLPGEQSFLQPSIGYPIPVQEGGLINLPLLPAFNVSGMTLEQARQEITRRYREEEILPPGVNYPVVSLMKRRTHTVTVVRFNASSANTDGTAAGYTLDLPEKRNDVLNALMGSGGLPGFNERNEVVIYKTSQIPAERRHELMSQLLSQDCGGGCFGQGVPLVHDYLTTDPNCIAFDEHLLEKQFVVRIPLRYYPGNEPNIRPSDVILQTGDIVMVESRETELFYTGGLLGGGQHPLPRDYDLDVLGAIALAGSGVASSGRGGGGGGGGAGGMLGGLGGPSPSQLYIIRKLPCGRTYNIAVDLQVAMNNSRENILVQPGDTLILRYKPQEEMLNFGIATFFTFGIRELFQD, encoded by the coding sequence ATGGACAACCACATTCATCACGTCGCCTCTGTTTGCAGGCTCGCCTTCTATTCCCTGCTGCTGGTCGTCGGCGGCGGTTGCACCTCCGTGTTGACACCGGTGACGGGGATTCCGGTTTTCGATCTGCCCGATGAGTTGTTGGGAGTGCCGAAACGCGACCAGGTTGAGGTCCCGGTTGTGTTGCTCGCACGTCCCAACGACGAGGTCTACGTGCTGGACGAAGGGGATGTATTGAGCGTCTACCTGGATGGAGTGCTCCCCTTTTCCTCACCCGAAAGTCCTCCGACACCGCCACCGGTGAATCTGCCGGGCGAGCAATCATTCTTGCAACCGTCCATCGGGTACCCGATTCCCGTTCAAGAAGGTGGATTGATCAATCTGCCCTTGCTGCCGGCATTCAATGTTTCCGGCATGACGCTCGAACAGGCACGTCAGGAAATCACGCGACGTTACCGGGAAGAGGAAATCTTGCCGCCCGGAGTGAATTATCCGGTGGTGTCGTTGATGAAACGTCGCACACACACGGTCACCGTCGTTCGTTTCAACGCCAGCAGTGCCAACACCGACGGCACCGCTGCCGGTTACACGCTGGATCTGCCCGAAAAACGAAACGACGTGCTGAACGCTCTGATGGGATCCGGCGGATTACCCGGATTCAACGAGCGAAATGAAGTCGTGATCTACAAGACATCGCAAATCCCCGCCGAGCGACGCCATGAATTGATGAGCCAATTGTTGTCACAGGACTGCGGCGGCGGATGTTTCGGCCAAGGCGTCCCGCTCGTGCACGACTATCTCACGACCGACCCCAATTGCATCGCATTTGACGAACATCTGTTGGAAAAACAATTCGTGGTTCGGATTCCGCTGCGATATTATCCGGGGAACGAGCCCAACATTCGCCCCTCCGATGTCATCCTGCAAACCGGCGACATCGTGATGGTCGAATCCAGGGAGACCGAATTGTTCTACACCGGTGGGTTGCTCGGCGGAGGCCAGCATCCGCTACCGCGCGATTATGACCTGGACGTGTTGGGAGCGATCGCACTCGCCGGTTCGGGTGTGGCATCGTCGGGCAGAGGTGGCGGCGGCGGTGGCGGTGGAGCCGGAGGGATGCTCGGAGGATTAGGTGGCCCAAGCCCGTCACAACTGTACATCATTCGCAAGTTGCCCTGCGGGCGGACCTACAACATTGCCGTCGACTTGCAGGTCGCGATGAACAATTCGCGGGAGAACATTCTCGTGCAGCCTGGCGACACGCTGATCCTGCGATACAAGCCCCAGGAAGAAATGCTGAATTTCGGCATCGCAACGTTCTTCACCTTCGGCATCCGCGAATTGTTCCAAGACTAA
- a CDS encoding VWA domain-containing protein — protein MQWSDFNWLYLLIPAVPFLIWYHLRSLSDFPSWQKRVSLVLRAVVLGLLVAALAGPVLMRETDRQMVVFAIDRSESIDQAARDKADTFLQQSVKAAERADVEVRFLEFDRQPRKLQEQWSADVVDGEASQSADDADEAAEKDASLDEESTDDSVAAEEASQPQGSTPDEAASRRGTDLEAAVRTAIASMPPSRVRRVVLLSDGNATEGGDVIAAAAQGGVPIWTVPLPSRSDPEVQLTRVDAPTQVRQGQPFFVEVVVSSNRDTEGYIDLYRGDIQIGDEEPKPVKIKQGENTFRFRQTVLGKRQESFAARLRGFDDTLLDNNASETVVYAQGRPRVLLVDPDLDQTDSLRWALDEQSIDVEVRPPEGIPSDLTEIQGYECLVLSNVPATAMSMRQMDLIRIYVKELGGGLIMLGGDQSFGLGGYYRTQVEEILPVRSNFEKEREKPSLAMMLVIDKSGSMGGQKIELAKDAARAAVELLGPRDAIGVIAFDGSAYTVSELRSTSDKGQIIDAISTIEASGGTNMYPGMVDALDALRGATAKLKHVILMTDGVSSPGDFQGAASDMSANRITLSTVALGQGASEDLLEELAQIGGGRYYFCDSPDAVPQVFAKETVEASKSAINELPFTAQLVRPTTVLEGIDLELSPLLLGYVVTRPKPTAEFILASESGDPLLAWWRYGLGMSVAFTSDAKNRWAGEWLAWPDFGPFWAQIIRHAMRKDDNRGVFVDVRREGETTFVSLDSVDQNGAFIENATTELTLIDPGLDRKKLEMRQTAPGRFEAEIKTDRRGAYHLDLAQTRKSGSTQRSSRGISVGYSDELRLLPTATTTLERIATVSGGRFDPTPASIAEPIDATAREPMPLWPWLLMIAMSVFVADVALRRIELAR, from the coding sequence GTGCAGTGGTCTGATTTCAATTGGTTGTACCTGTTGATCCCGGCAGTGCCGTTTTTGATCTGGTACCACCTCCGCTCGTTGAGCGATTTTCCGAGCTGGCAAAAACGCGTCTCGCTGGTGTTGCGGGCGGTGGTCCTTGGGCTGCTGGTCGCGGCGCTGGCCGGGCCGGTGTTGATGCGTGAAACCGATCGGCAAATGGTCGTGTTCGCGATCGATCGCAGCGAGAGCATTGACCAAGCGGCGCGGGACAAAGCGGACACATTTTTGCAGCAATCCGTCAAGGCGGCCGAGCGGGCGGACGTCGAGGTTCGCTTTCTGGAATTTGACCGCCAACCGAGAAAGCTGCAGGAGCAGTGGTCGGCCGACGTCGTTGACGGAGAAGCGTCGCAGTCGGCCGATGACGCAGACGAAGCCGCCGAAAAGGACGCATCGCTCGACGAGGAGTCAACGGACGATTCGGTTGCGGCGGAGGAAGCGTCCCAGCCTCAGGGGAGCACTCCGGACGAGGCTGCGTCGCGTCGCGGAACCGATTTGGAAGCCGCCGTTCGGACCGCGATCGCATCGATGCCGCCGTCGCGTGTTCGCCGCGTCGTGTTGTTGTCCGATGGCAATGCGACCGAGGGAGGCGACGTGATCGCCGCCGCCGCCCAAGGTGGTGTCCCGATCTGGACCGTGCCGCTGCCCTCGCGCAGCGATCCGGAAGTCCAACTGACCCGCGTCGATGCCCCCACACAGGTCCGCCAAGGGCAACCGTTCTTCGTCGAAGTCGTCGTCAGCAGCAATCGCGATACCGAGGGCTACATCGATCTGTACCGCGGTGATATCCAGATCGGTGATGAAGAACCCAAGCCGGTCAAAATCAAACAGGGCGAAAACACGTTTCGATTCCGGCAAACCGTCTTGGGCAAGCGGCAAGAATCCTTTGCCGCGCGGTTGCGTGGATTCGATGACACGTTGCTGGACAACAACGCATCCGAAACCGTGGTCTATGCCCAGGGACGCCCACGCGTGTTGTTGGTCGATCCCGATTTGGACCAAACCGATTCGCTGCGCTGGGCGTTGGACGAGCAATCGATCGACGTGGAAGTGCGTCCGCCGGAGGGGATCCCCAGCGATCTGACGGAGATTCAAGGTTACGAGTGTCTGGTCCTGTCGAACGTTCCCGCGACGGCGATGTCGATGCGGCAGATGGACTTGATTCGGATCTACGTGAAAGAACTCGGCGGCGGGTTGATCATGCTGGGCGGTGACCAGTCGTTCGGGCTGGGCGGTTATTACCGGACTCAAGTCGAAGAGATCTTGCCGGTCCGCAGCAACTTTGAAAAGGAACGCGAGAAGCCTTCGCTGGCGATGATGCTGGTCATCGACAAGAGCGGATCGATGGGCGGCCAAAAGATCGAACTTGCCAAGGATGCGGCCCGCGCCGCGGTGGAGTTGCTCGGGCCGCGTGATGCGATCGGCGTGATCGCCTTTGACGGTTCGGCCTACACCGTTTCTGAATTGCGATCGACGTCGGACAAGGGGCAGATCATCGATGCGATCAGCACCATCGAAGCCTCCGGCGGTACGAACATGTATCCCGGCATGGTCGACGCCCTGGACGCACTTCGCGGAGCGACGGCGAAGCTGAAGCACGTCATATTGATGACCGACGGCGTGTCGTCCCCGGGAGATTTTCAGGGCGCCGCATCGGACATGTCCGCCAATCGAATCACGTTGTCCACCGTCGCACTCGGGCAAGGGGCTAGCGAAGACCTGTTGGAAGAACTGGCACAGATCGGGGGCGGACGTTATTACTTCTGCGATTCGCCCGACGCCGTCCCTCAGGTATTCGCCAAAGAAACGGTGGAAGCGAGCAAGTCGGCGATCAACGAATTGCCCTTCACCGCCCAACTGGTCCGACCCACCACGGTCTTGGAAGGCATCGATTTGGAATTGTCGCCGCTGTTGCTCGGCTATGTGGTCACCCGTCCCAAGCCGACCGCGGAGTTCATTCTGGCCAGCGAGTCGGGAGACCCGTTGTTGGCGTGGTGGCGGTACGGATTGGGCATGTCCGTCGCGTTCACCAGTGATGCCAAGAACCGTTGGGCCGGTGAATGGTTGGCGTGGCCGGACTTCGGTCCCTTCTGGGCTCAGATCATCCGCCACGCGATGCGCAAGGATGACAATCGAGGCGTGTTCGTCGATGTCCGTCGTGAGGGCGAAACCACCTTCGTCTCGCTCGATTCGGTGGACCAAAACGGAGCGTTCATCGAGAACGCGACCACCGAATTGACGTTGATCGATCCCGGCCTGGACCGCAAGAAGCTGGAGATGCGTCAGACCGCCCCGGGGCGTTTTGAAGCCGAGATCAAAACGGATCGACGGGGGGCGTACCACCTGGATCTGGCGCAGACGCGGAAATCCGGATCGACCCAGCGCTCCTCACGCGGGATCTCGGTCGGCTACAGCGACGAATTGCGGTTGTTGCCGACCGCGACGACGACCTTGGAGCGGATCGCGACGGTCAGCGGCGGTCGATTCGATCCGACGCCCGCATCGATCGCCGAGCCGATCGATGCGACCGCCCGCGAACCGATGCCGCTGTGGCCCTGGTTGCTGATGATCGCGATGTCGGTCTTCGTCGCCGATGTCGCGCTGCGACGCATCGAACTGGCGCGGTGA